A genome region from Mercenaria mercenaria strain notata chromosome 11, MADL_Memer_1, whole genome shotgun sequence includes the following:
- the LOC123532083 gene encoding complement C1q-like protein 2 yields the protein MLRVVLSFLFIYVAFSEPECSRFHYEEQTLNKMIRVEIAMEKLQLDMAATQQQVLDALRGLREETQQIKDDWNNEKESLKRDVKDMKGAIANDILEFTNELEKLKGPAVAFRSKDVADLTPNSGDTLVFQTTMLNEGLGYDNTTGIFTAPVGGTYIFTVQFCVVGGKNMYYVIVADNEEIKKGWFCDAKWTACYSADAVVVLKQGARVQVKCSSSSSLLSSNSNYWNTFSGVFVHA from the exons ATGTTGCGAGTGGTCTTGTCATTTCTTTTCATATATGTGGCCTTCTCAGAGCCAGAATGCTCTAGATTCCACTATGAAGAACAAACTTTAAACAAGATGATTAGAGTGGAAATAGCGATGGAGAAATTGCAGTTGGATATGGCTGCCACGCAGCAGCAGGTGTTAGACGCCCTTCGTGGTCTAAGGGAAGAAACTCAGCAGATTAAAGATGACTGgaataatgaaaaagaaagtCTGAAACGCGATGTCAAAGACATGAAAGGGGCGATTGCTAATGATATATTGGAATTCACTAACGAGTTGGAAAAACTAAAAG GACCTGCAGTCGCTTTCAGAAGCAAGGACGTTGCTGATCTAACACCAAACAGCGGTGACACCCTTGTGTTTCAGACGACGATGCTGAACGAAGGTCTCGGGTATGATAATACTACCGGGATATTCACTGCGCCGGTAGGAGGAACGTATATCTTTACTGTCCAATTTTGTGTTGTCGGCGGAAAGAATATGTATTACGTGATAGTTGCTGataatgaagaaataaagaaagggTGGTTCTGTGATGCAAAGTGGACCGCCTGTTACTCTGCTGATGCTGTAGTCGTTCTTAAACAAGGTGCTCGTGTTCAGGTGAAATGTTCGTCCTCTTCCAGTCTTTTGTCTTCCAACAGTAACTACTGGAATACATTTTCTGGTGTTTTTGTGCACGCTTAG